The following is a genomic window from Verrucomicrobiia bacterium.
GCGGCTTGCGGGTGTATTGATAGGCCAGCGTGTCAAAGGCCACGTGCGGAAACTCCGGCTCGAGTTTTTCGGCGATGTCATTGATGAACGCCACCAGCGTGCCGGCATGGCTGCCTTCCGCGTCATCCGAGGCCTTGCACTCCGGGCATTCGCAATAGCCGTACCAGTCATTTTGCGAGATGGAGACGATGCGGGCCTGGGGCGATTCCTTGAGCCATTGCCGCACGCGCACCACCACCTCCTCCCGCAAGCGGGGGTTGGTCAGGCAGAGCTGGCCGTGGACGTTGGTGCGCTGCCCCTTGATCATGCTGAACCATTCAGGATGTTGGGCGAAGTATTTCTCCGGCGGGATGAGCGGATAGAAGGTGTGCACAAAGCCCTTGTAGCGAATGCAGCCCCCCATCTCCTCCGGAATGCCTGCGCTCTGGCTGTTGGAGAAATTGCGGACGGCCCATTCCTTGTTGAACGCCACATACCAGTAGGGATCACGGGATTCAAAAACCGGCGTGTAACGGTAATGGAGCGAGCCAATTTTAAGCTCTTTTTGCGGCGGATAATCAGCCGCCCAGGGGGTCCACCACCGCACGCCGCAATGCTGCTGCAAGAACTGGCTCACCGCGTACAGCGTGCCGCGGGGCCGGCCTCCCGCGAGCAAAAGCCGGTTGCCTTTGGTTTTGATGATGATTTCCTCCGCGCCGAAAGATTCCAGCGGCACTTCCGGGAAATACATGCGGGCCAGGGGGCCGGGGCCGATCAACAGGGCATTGGCGGGGGCGCTGTTGGAGGCTTCGACAAGGGTAAAAGTAGCGCCGGTGATTCGTTGCAGGGCATCCTGCAACTCCCGGGCGGCATGGCGCTCCGGGGCGGAGGCGCCGGGTTGTTGCACAATGATCACTTTGGCTTCGCCCCCCGAGGCCAGAGTGATGGCGGCGGGCGCAACCCAGGGAGTAAGGCCAATCAACAAGCTGCCCAGCAGCGGAAGGGTTTTCATGGAGGAGATTGGAGCACAAGGCCGGCGGAAGTACAAGCAGGCTCAAGCCAGGCCGGGCCTGCGAAGCCACCCCTACAAACTCAAAGCCCGCCTCCGTAATGCCGCCGGCTGTTGCCTCAAACATAATGCCGGCCGCTTGGAGCGGCAGCCTCATGCTTCCTCCTTGCTCAAGCCGGGGTGGCGGGCTAAACAAGGGTCATGCAAAACCATGGTGTAGCCGTTTTCCGTCTTGGGGTTCTGGGTTCGGGCAAAGGCTCCAATTTCGCCGCCATAGCCGACGCCTGCGCCGCGGGGCGTGTGCCGGCCCGGCCGGTGCTGGTGTTAAGCGATGTCGAAAACGCCGGCATACTGGAGCTGGCCCGCCAGCGCGGCATTGCAGCCGAGTATCTGCCGCCGGGCCAGTTTCGCACCAAGCTCGATGAACAGGCCGAGGCGCGATACATTGCGCGGTTGCAGGAGGCGCAGGTGGATCTGGTGGTATTGGCGGGATTCATGCGCATTCTCAAGGGGCCTTTTCTCAAGGCCTTTGAGGGCCGGGTGGTGAATATTCATCCCAGTCTGCTGCCGGCGTTTCCCGGATTGGAGGCGTGGAAACAAGCGCTGGACTATGGCGTCAAAGTCACCGGCTGCACCGTGCATTTCGTGGATCAAGGCGTGGACACCGGCCCCATCATTGGCCAGCGCACCGTGCCGGTGCTGGACGAGGACACCCCCGCCACCCTGCATGCCCGCATTCAGGTGGCGGAACGCGAGCTCTACCCCGCCTGCATTGACGCCATTGCCCGCGGCCAGTTGCGGCGGGAGGGCCGGCGGGTGCTGGGCTTCGTCGGGGGCGACTAGGCCCGTTGCTTCCCGCTTCCCCTGTTTCTGCTCCGGGCTGGAGGGTTTAATTCTTCCAGCCACAGCCAGACGCGCAGGGCCTCGGTGGCACTCCACGCCTGGGCGTCGCAGCCGCGTTCCTGATGCGGGGCATCTCCATCAAGAATCTCTGGCAAATGCCCCAGGCAGCCGGAGGTCAGTTGATCGCCCAAACTGGCCAGACAGGCACGCGCCGCCGTCACAGCCCCCGCCTCCATGGCGTAGGCCTTGACCAGGGCCTCGGCATAGACGGGCAACAGCCAGACCCAGGCGGTGCCGTTGTGATAGGCCGGTTTGCGCCGTGTGTCTTCGTCGCCTTCGTAGTGCCCCCAGTAAGGATGCTCTGGATCGTTCAACAGCCGGCCATCCGCGGCGCGCACGGGCAGGGGGGGCTGGGCCGGCAGCGGGGCCAGCGTGCGCACCCCGCCCGGCACCAGCAGGTGCTGTTGCACGGCTTGCACATAACGCCGGGCGCGTGCATCCGAGAAAACATCCAGGGTAATGCCCAGCAGCGCGTTGGGCCGCAGGCTGCGATCGGGCACCGCCTGGCGGGCCGGCCGGCCTGCCGGGGCCAGGAGCGTGTCCGCCCACCATCCCAGGTCCTCCTGCCAATACCAACTCTCCAGCGCGTGTTGCACGCGGTTGGCCAGGCTGCCATAGGATTCGCCCGGGCGGGTGCAGCCCAGACGCTCCAGTTGACGCAGCAGGCGCAGCCATAAAACCTGGATTTCGATGGGATAACCCTCCCGGGGGGTGGCCGCCGGATGATTCGTATCCATCCAGGTGAAATGCGCCGGACTCCACACCAGCGCGGAGGTGGCATCTACATGGATGCCGTTGGGGGTGCCGGCCAGATAGTTTTCGGCCACGGAGACCAGCACCTCGAGAAAAGTGCGGCGGCCATCGGCCACTTTCTGCTCATAGAAATTGGCGGACGGCCGTTTGCCCCGCCCATTAGAGGGCCGCCCGGCCGCCATTTCTTCGCACACGAGAGCCAGCCACAACGGCGCATCGCTGGTGTCGCGGTTGG
Proteins encoded in this region:
- the purN gene encoding phosphoribosylglycinamide formyltransferase gives rise to the protein MQNHGVAVFRLGVLGSGKGSNFAAIADACAAGRVPARPVLVLSDVENAGILELARQRGIAAEYLPPGQFRTKLDEQAEARYIARLQEAQVDLVVLAGFMRILKGPFLKAFEGRVVNIHPSLLPAFPGLEAWKQALDYGVKVTGCTVHFVDQGVDTGPIIGQRTVPVLDEDTPATLHARIQVAERELYPACIDAIARGQLRREGRRVLGFVGGD
- a CDS encoding DUF4838 domain-containing protein; translation: MKTLPLLGSLLIGLTPWVAPAAITLASGGEAKVIIVQQPGASAPERHAARELQDALQRITGATFTLVEASNSAPANALLIGPGPLARMYFPEVPLESFGAEEIIIKTKGNRLLLAGGRPRGTLYAVSQFLQQHCGVRWWTPWAADYPPQKELKIGSLHYRYTPVFESRDPYWYVAFNKEWAVRNFSNSQSAGIPEEMGGCIRYKGFVHTFYPLIPPEKYFAQHPEWFSMIKGQRTNVHGQLCLTNPRLREEVVVRVRQWLKESPQARIVSISQNDWYGYCECPECKASDDAEGSHAGTLVAFINDIAEKLEPEFPHVAFDTLAYQYTRKPPRTLKPRPNVIIRLCSIECNFREPLDHPSNASFAADIQGWAQICKRLYIWDYTTDFAHYVQPHPNWFVLGPNVRFFARHNVKGLFEQGAYQSHGSEMAELRAWLLAQLLWNPFQDDRALLREFLRGYYGDAAIPIEMYLNLMHQASEGYKLTCFSRTDTPFHHFKYLSQAQKLWDEALVRVRGNPELERRVEVGRLPLGYVWLSRWEKLRQECREMGAEWPLPASRKAYAEQWVEKTKGDPAAPWTQVRLLNESGLTPQKFLERFAQDPAL